The Pseudomonas parafulva genome window below encodes:
- a CDS encoding formate dehydrogenase subunit gamma — MPDETLDLPLIHRVLDSHKEVPGALLPILHAIQHGLGYVPDAAVPEIAHALNLSLAEVRGVISFYHDFRTSPPARHTLRLCRAESCQSRGAEALAAQLREQLGLDDHGTSADGALSLRPVYCLGACACSPALELDGQVHARLTPERLRALVQGCMTEAGA, encoded by the coding sequence ATGCCTGATGAGACGCTTGACCTGCCCTTGATTCACCGCGTACTGGACAGCCACAAGGAGGTGCCGGGCGCGTTGCTGCCGATCCTCCATGCCATCCAGCACGGTTTGGGCTACGTGCCCGACGCCGCCGTTCCCGAGATCGCCCACGCCTTGAACCTCAGTCTGGCCGAGGTGCGTGGGGTGATCAGCTTCTACCACGATTTCCGCACCTCGCCGCCGGCGCGCCACACCTTGCGCCTGTGCCGCGCCGAGTCGTGCCAGAGCCGGGGCGCCGAGGCCCTGGCCGCACAGTTGCGCGAGCAGCTCGGTCTGGACGACCACGGCACCAGCGCCGATGGCGCGCTTAGCCTGCGCCCGGTGTACTGCCTGGGTGCCTGCGCCTGTTCACCGGCGCTGGAGCTGGACGGTCAGGTGCACGCCCGACTCACCCCTGAGCGCCTGCGCGCGCTGGTCCAGGGCTGCATGACGGAGGCAGGCGCATGA
- a CDS encoding DUF2491 family protein: MGWLKRVLGFQAPRRETGSVALAQLPFGLASGATLTLDPALGPRLSGHAHLLLPPGPQPVWAVGEVPLDASMRLARVYLDDEDYWLQVVMNGPRASQAGDIVLFGYHSVQPIADDEAFKRLAGASSTVGLAHVVHDGEIFARQWGTDPGQARLVPLTERVSNPEARYLVRHLSMLYARDTGLPERREFLLFSVEEDAAGSVCLSTSLGITLYPTDFNVT, translated from the coding sequence ATGGGTTGGCTGAAACGTGTGCTCGGTTTCCAGGCGCCACGCCGGGAGACCGGGAGCGTTGCGCTCGCGCAGCTGCCGTTCGGCCTGGCCAGCGGCGCCACGCTGACCCTCGATCCTGCCCTGGGCCCACGGCTGTCCGGTCACGCCCATCTGTTGCTGCCCCCAGGGCCACAGCCGGTGTGGGCGGTGGGCGAAGTGCCGCTCGACGCGTCGATGCGTCTGGCGCGCGTCTACCTGGACGACGAGGACTACTGGCTGCAAGTGGTGATGAACGGCCCGCGTGCGTCGCAGGCCGGCGACATCGTGCTGTTCGGTTACCACAGCGTGCAGCCGATCGCCGACGATGAGGCGTTCAAGCGCCTGGCGGGTGCCTCATCGACCGTCGGCCTTGCACACGTGGTGCATGACGGCGAGATCTTCGCTCGCCAATGGGGCACCGATCCCGGCCAGGCCCGACTGGTGCCCTTGACCGAACGGGTCAGCAACCCGGAGGCCCGCTACCTGGTGCGTCACCTGTCGATGCTCTACGCGCGCGATACGGGCCTGCCCGAGCGCCGGGAATTTCTGCTGTTTTCAGTGGAGGAGGATGCGGCGGGCAGCGTCTGCCTCAGCACTTCACTGGGCATTACCCTGTACCCCACGGACTTTAACGTCACCTGA
- a CDS encoding DUF350 domain-containing protein: protein MLEALRHSINAQAFIAFTLYIGLALVLFWLFQFIYTRLTPHREFALIRDNNSAAAVALGGALIGFSLPASNIITYSIGLLDVVIWVVIGAVVQLLAFSIASWVLKGLAARIAKGEMAAAIYAAAVAISVGLLNSACMTPSV from the coding sequence ATGCTCGAAGCCCTGCGCCACTCAATCAACGCCCAGGCGTTCATTGCCTTCACCCTGTACATCGGCCTGGCCCTGGTGCTGTTCTGGCTGTTCCAGTTCATCTACACGCGCCTGACTCCGCACCGCGAGTTCGCCCTGATCCGCGACAACAACAGCGCCGCCGCCGTCGCCCTGGGCGGCGCGCTGATCGGCTTTTCGCTACCGGCCAGCAACATCATCACCTACAGCATCGGCCTGCTCGATGTGGTGATCTGGGTGGTGATCGGCGCCGTGGTGCAACTGCTGGCCTTCTCCATCGCCAGTTGGGTGCTCAAGGGCCTGGCCGCGCGCATCGCCAAAGGCGAAATGGCTGCCGCGATCTACGCCGCCGCCGTGGCCATCAGCGTCGGCCTGCTCAACTCGGCGTGCATGACCCCGTCGGTCTGA
- a CDS encoding TonB-dependent siderophore receptor, translated as MRRMIVSLCLLNAAAPLALAAELPSATGNVELDAVNINADAGDYERADGPVQGYRASRSASATRTDTSLHETPQSISVVPKDVLDDIGATRLQDALDYAGGVGRANNFGGQGLTTFTVRGFTTGEFYRNGFPINRGYPNAPDANTIERLEVIRGPNTALYGRGDPGGTFNVVSKQPLAERKITLGSQFDDQGMHRATLDASGPLNQDGSLAYRLNLLGEGGDSFRDDVRGERYDVAPVLNWQVNDSTKITFEGDFMRNNHPLDRGLPRYPTQTGSLSRDTYLWEKGSDNLLHNDNNMAQVRFEHQLNDSWTLGGGFQFLDGSLEGNAVEANGAPADGHTLQRNFNYRKLEWTDRDWQLNLTGHFDTGSFSHTLLTGIEYENYDYNSIIQRSSAARGTYPIDLYNPVLGQPRPALTRVTTWDKENLQTWAAFIQDQVTLTERLKALAAVRFERFEHDYDNKLNNAGDFTKAENSVTPRFGLMYDLTDTVAVYANTARSFKPNTGTPAGGGGFDPEKGKSYEVGVKWEALERQLSVDAALYHIVKENVLTLDPANPANNLAAGEVRSRGLDLNVTGNITPAWKVIGGYAYVDAEVTKDNRLATGTRLANIPRNSFSLINTYEFQDGFAKGLGLGFGVKYVDDRKGQTENVTYTMDRYSVVDLLSYYKVNEHVRLNLDVKNLFNKGYDEAAWNNYVYPGAPRTVQAGVAYTF; from the coding sequence ATGCGTCGCATGATCGTCTCGCTGTGCCTGCTCAACGCCGCTGCGCCCCTGGCGCTGGCTGCCGAACTCCCGTCTGCCACTGGTAACGTCGAACTCGACGCCGTCAACATCAACGCCGACGCTGGCGACTACGAGCGCGCCGACGGTCCGGTACAGGGCTATCGAGCCAGCCGCTCGGCCTCGGCCACGCGGACCGACACCTCGCTGCACGAAACGCCGCAGTCGATCAGCGTGGTGCCCAAGGATGTGCTGGACGATATTGGCGCCACGCGCCTGCAGGATGCGCTGGACTACGCGGGCGGCGTAGGCCGGGCCAACAACTTCGGTGGCCAGGGCCTGACGACGTTCACCGTGCGTGGCTTCACCACCGGCGAGTTCTATCGCAACGGCTTCCCGATCAACCGCGGCTACCCCAACGCCCCCGACGCCAACACCATCGAGCGCCTGGAGGTGATTCGCGGGCCGAACACCGCGCTGTACGGCCGCGGTGACCCAGGCGGCACCTTCAATGTGGTCAGCAAGCAGCCGCTGGCCGAGCGCAAGATCACCCTCGGCAGCCAGTTCGATGACCAGGGCATGCACCGTGCCACGCTGGATGCCAGCGGCCCGCTGAACCAGGACGGGTCGCTGGCCTACCGCCTGAACCTGCTGGGCGAGGGCGGCGACAGTTTCCGCGACGATGTGCGTGGCGAACGCTATGACGTGGCGCCGGTGCTCAACTGGCAGGTCAACGACAGCACCAAGATCACCTTCGAAGGTGATTTCATGCGCAACAATCATCCGCTGGACCGTGGCCTGCCGCGCTACCCGACCCAGACCGGCAGCCTGTCGCGCGACACCTACCTGTGGGAGAAGGGCAGCGACAACCTGCTGCACAACGACAACAATATGGCCCAGGTGCGCTTCGAGCATCAGCTCAACGATAGCTGGACCCTGGGCGGCGGTTTCCAGTTCCTCGACGGCTCGCTCGAGGGCAACGCCGTGGAGGCCAACGGCGCCCCAGCCGACGGCCACACGCTGCAGCGCAACTTCAACTACCGCAAGCTGGAGTGGACCGATCGCGACTGGCAGCTCAACCTCACCGGTCACTTCGACACGGGTAGCTTCAGTCACACCTTGCTGACTGGCATCGAGTACGAGAACTACGACTACAACTCGATCATTCAGCGCTCGTCGGCGGCCCGCGGCACCTATCCGATCGATCTCTACAATCCCGTCCTCGGCCAGCCGCGCCCCGCGCTGACTCGCGTCACCACCTGGGATAAAGAGAACCTGCAGACCTGGGCCGCCTTCATCCAGGATCAAGTGACCCTGACCGAGCGCCTCAAGGCCCTGGCCGCTGTGCGTTTCGAGCGCTTCGAGCACGACTACGACAACAAGCTGAACAACGCCGGCGACTTCACCAAGGCCGAAAACAGCGTCACCCCACGCTTCGGCCTGATGTACGACCTGACCGACACCGTAGCGGTGTACGCCAACACCGCGCGCTCGTTCAAGCCCAACACCGGCACACCGGCCGGTGGCGGTGGCTTCGATCCAGAGAAGGGCAAGTCCTATGAAGTGGGCGTCAAATGGGAGGCGCTGGAGCGCCAACTGAGCGTGGACGCGGCGCTGTATCACATCGTCAAGGAAAACGTGCTGACCCTGGACCCGGCCAACCCCGCCAACAACCTGGCCGCCGGCGAAGTCCGCAGCCGTGGCCTGGACCTGAACGTGACCGGCAACATCACCCCGGCATGGAAAGTCATCGGTGGCTACGCCTATGTCGATGCCGAGGTCACCAAGGACAACCGTCTGGCCACCGGCACGCGTCTGGCCAACATTCCGCGCAACAGCTTCAGCCTGATCAACACCTATGAGTTCCAGGACGGCTTCGCCAAGGGGCTGGGGTTGGGCTTCGGGGTGAAATACGTGGACGATCGCAAGGGCCAGACCGAGAACGTCACGTACACCATGGACCGCTACAGCGTGGTCGACCTGCTCAGCTACTACAAGGTCAACGAGCACGTGCGCCTGAACCTGGACGTGAAGAACCTGTTCAACAAAGGCTATGACGAAGCCGCGTGGAACAACTACGTCTATCCTGGTGCACCGCGTACAGTGCAGGCGGGCGTCGCCTACACTTTCTGA
- a CDS encoding glutathionylspermidine synthase family protein — MRRIALAERPDWRATAEREGFAFHTFDGERYWDERAYYQFSEAQVVRDLQAPTHALHALCLDAVARIVDSEALLTRLAIPPAYFDLVRQSWRSRDPHLYGRFDFSYDGRAPAKLIEANYDTPTSLYEAAAFQLIWLEEQIQRGVLAPHATQFNRIAEDLVQAFSTFDRQGIFHFSTIAGSVEDRGTTDFLRRMAEHAGIATRHIDLQDIGLDARGRFVDLRGEPIARLFKLHAWEHIFHEPFGPAIQASGTQFVEPAWKSLLSNKGLLPLLWEWHPGHPNLLPAYLDPDPLQPVPKGWVRKPYFSREGANVDIRTDDDQRVFEDGPYDDAPYILQRFAPLPRFGDSYTLIGSWVIGDRASGIGIREDDTLITKDSSRFVPHVVLD; from the coding sequence ATGCGCCGCATCGCCCTGGCCGAACGTCCAGACTGGCGCGCCACCGCCGAGCGCGAGGGGTTCGCCTTTCATACCTTCGACGGTGAGCGCTACTGGGACGAGCGCGCCTACTATCAGTTCAGCGAAGCGCAGGTTGTGCGCGACCTGCAGGCGCCGACTCACGCATTGCACGCGTTGTGCCTGGACGCCGTGGCGCGGATCGTCGACAGCGAAGCGCTGCTGACGCGCCTGGCGATCCCGCCGGCGTACTTCGATCTGGTGCGCCAGTCATGGCGTTCGCGTGATCCGCACCTGTACGGCCGCTTCGATTTCAGTTACGACGGCCGTGCGCCGGCCAAGTTGATCGAAGCCAACTACGACACACCCACCTCGCTGTACGAGGCGGCCGCGTTTCAGTTGATCTGGCTGGAAGAGCAGATCCAGCGCGGGGTGCTGGCGCCGCACGCCACCCAGTTCAACCGCATCGCCGAAGACTTGGTGCAGGCGTTCTCGACCTTCGACCGCCAGGGCATCTTCCATTTCTCGACCATCGCCGGATCCGTGGAAGACCGGGGCACCACCGATTTTCTGCGGCGCATGGCCGAACACGCGGGCATCGCCACGCGGCACATCGATCTGCAAGACATCGGCCTGGACGCGCGTGGGCGTTTCGTCGATCTGCGTGGCGAGCCGATCGCGCGCCTGTTCAAGCTGCATGCCTGGGAGCACATCTTCCATGAGCCTTTCGGTCCGGCGATCCAGGCCAGTGGCACGCAGTTCGTGGAGCCGGCGTGGAAGTCGCTGCTGTCCAACAAGGGCCTGCTGCCGCTGTTGTGGGAGTGGCATCCGGGGCACCCGAACCTGCTGCCAGCCTATCTGGACCCAGACCCTCTGCAACCAGTACCCAAGGGCTGGGTGCGCAAGCCGTACTTCTCCCGCGAAGGGGCGAACGTCGATATCCGCACCGATGACGATCAGCGGGTGTTCGAGGACGGTCCTTACGATGACGCGCCCTACATTCTCCAGCGCTTTGCGCCGCTGCCCAGATTCGGCGACAGCTACACGCTGATCGGCTCATGGGTCATCGGTGACCGGGCGTCCGGCATCGGCATCCGCGAGGACGATACCTTGATCACCAAGGACAGTTCGCGTTTCGTGCCCCACGTGGTGCTGGACTGA
- a CDS encoding LexA family protein: protein MTITFLGTPTGGPDLHPRYAFRVPAGFPSPADDHLERHISLDQLFDLRAPHVYLVQVEGDSMRGAGIFSGDIVIVDRGREAEHGDIVIAAFNTEPVCKRLFRREGMVILQSENPAYPPRHVLESDELVVWGVVRYSVRDHAQ from the coding sequence ATGACCATCACCTTCCTGGGTACGCCGACCGGCGGACCCGACCTGCATCCACGCTACGCCTTTCGGGTGCCCGCTGGTTTCCCATCGCCGGCAGACGATCACTTGGAGCGGCACATCTCGCTGGATCAGTTGTTCGACCTGCGCGCACCGCATGTCTATCTGGTGCAAGTGGAGGGCGACAGCATGCGCGGCGCGGGGATTTTTTCCGGCGATATCGTCATCGTCGACCGTGGCCGAGAGGCCGAGCATGGCGACATCGTCATTGCCGCGTTCAATACCGAGCCGGTGTGCAAGCGCCTGTTCCGTCGTGAAGGCATGGTGATACTGCAATCGGAAAATCCGGCTTACCCGCCTCGGCACGTGCTGGAAAGCGACGAGTTGGTGGTCTGGGGTGTGGTGCGTTACAGCGTGCGTGATCATGCGCAGTGA
- a CDS encoding formate dehydrogenase beta subunit produces the protein MITLHLPCDSLARAVGADQVAEALESEAARRQLPLQIRRTSSRGLYWLEPLLEVDSPQGRLGFGPVGAEDVPGLLDALTGDATHALALGPVEQIPYLKTQQRLLFARAGITRPLSLDDYTAHGGFEGLRQAALLDGDAVVAAVLDSGLRGRGGAAFPAGIKWRTVRQAPAAQKYIVCNADEGDSGTFADRMLMEGDPFLLIEGMIIAGLAVGASKGYIYVRSEYPDAIAALNEAVILAREAGYLDVNGSGVAFELEVRVGAGAYICGEETALLESIEGKRGIVRAKPPLPALEGLFGQPTLVHNVLTLASVPIILAKGAAFYRDFGMGRSLGTLPFQLAGNVRHGGLVERAFGLTLRELVEGYGGGTASGRPLKAAQIGGPLGAWVPPSQFDTPLDYEAFAAMGAMIGHGGVVVADDTLNMASMARFALQFCAEESCGKCTPCRIGSTRGMEVVDRLIASSDSAAREDQAHLLRDLCDTLQYGSLCAMGGMTAYPVASALKHFPADFGLASPEAAQ, from the coding sequence ATGATCACCTTGCACCTTCCCTGTGATTCGCTGGCCCGCGCCGTGGGCGCCGACCAGGTGGCCGAGGCCCTGGAGAGCGAAGCGGCACGCCGGCAACTGCCGCTGCAGATCCGCCGCACCAGTTCGCGTGGCTTGTACTGGCTGGAGCCGCTGCTGGAGGTGGACAGCCCGCAAGGCCGCCTGGGCTTCGGACCGGTAGGTGCCGAGGACGTGCCAGGCCTGCTGGACGCGTTGACCGGCGACGCCACCCATGCGCTGGCGCTCGGCCCGGTCGAGCAGATCCCTTACCTGAAGACCCAGCAACGCCTGCTGTTCGCTCGCGCCGGCATCACCCGGCCGTTGTCGCTGGACGACTACACGGCCCATGGCGGTTTCGAGGGCCTGCGCCAAGCGGCGTTGCTGGACGGTGACGCGGTGGTCGCCGCCGTGCTCGACTCGGGGCTACGGGGGCGGGGCGGGGCGGCGTTTCCGGCCGGCATCAAGTGGCGCACCGTGCGCCAGGCGCCGGCGGCGCAGAAATACATCGTCTGCAACGCCGACGAGGGCGACTCGGGCACCTTCGCCGACCGCATGCTGATGGAAGGCGACCCCTTCCTGCTGATCGAAGGCATGATCATCGCGGGCCTGGCCGTCGGTGCCAGCAAGGGCTATATCTACGTGCGCTCGGAGTACCCGGATGCCATCGCTGCGCTCAATGAGGCCGTGATCCTGGCCCGCGAGGCGGGGTACCTGGACGTCAACGGCAGCGGCGTGGCCTTCGAGCTAGAGGTACGGGTCGGTGCCGGTGCCTATATCTGCGGTGAGGAGACCGCACTGCTGGAGTCGATCGAGGGCAAGCGTGGCATCGTTCGCGCCAAGCCGCCGTTGCCGGCACTGGAGGGCTTGTTCGGCCAGCCAACGCTGGTGCACAACGTGCTCACCCTGGCTTCGGTGCCGATCATCCTGGCCAAGGGCGCGGCGTTCTACCGCGACTTTGGCATGGGCCGTTCGCTGGGTACCTTGCCCTTCCAGCTGGCGGGCAACGTCCGTCATGGCGGTTTGGTGGAGCGCGCCTTCGGCCTGACCCTGCGCGAGCTGGTCGAGGGCTACGGCGGCGGCACCGCCAGCGGCCGACCGTTGAAAGCCGCGCAGATCGGTGGGCCGCTGGGCGCCTGGGTGCCGCCGTCGCAGTTCGATACGCCGCTGGACTACGAGGCCTTTGCTGCCATGGGAGCGATGATCGGCCACGGCGGCGTGGTGGTAGCCGACGACACCCTGAACATGGCCAGCATGGCGCGCTTCGCCCTGCAGTTCTGCGCCGAAGAATCCTGCGGCAAGTGCACCCCGTGCCGGATTGGTTCGACCCGCGGCATGGAAGTGGTCGACCGGTTGATCGCCAGCAGCGATTCGGCTGCCCGTGAAGACCAGGCGCACCTGCTGCGTGACCTGTGCGACACCCTGCAATACGGCTCGCTGTGCGCCATGGGCGGCATGACCGCCTATCCCGTCGCCAGCGCCCTCAAGCATTTTCCTGCCGATTTCGGTCTGGCCAGCCCGGAGGCCGCGCAATGA
- a CDS encoding SOS response-associated peptidase, producing MCGRYSIYESMDHYLKQLSLDLVVINGYDDERIHRYNVAPRSRAPIIRPVDDGVQVDDLPWGWVPRWARDRGPVPINARAETLGNGRFFSRLWPGGRALAPASGWYEWSVAVHDARSKQPWYVKAAEGEPLFFAALAEAPGHDLADVREGFVIVTAPADGRLADIHGRKPVVLTAALAREWIDPATSLQRALEIVHSGGKPDTAFRWHAVGHAVGNVRNEGAHLIEPLQTRGKTQQQ from the coding sequence ATGTGCGGACGTTATTCGATCTATGAATCCATGGATCACTACCTCAAGCAGTTGTCATTGGACCTGGTGGTGATCAATGGCTACGACGACGAGCGAATCCATCGCTACAACGTCGCCCCGCGCAGCCGTGCGCCGATCATCCGTCCGGTGGACGACGGCGTGCAGGTGGACGACCTGCCCTGGGGCTGGGTGCCACGTTGGGCTCGCGACAGAGGCCCCGTGCCGATCAACGCCCGCGCCGAAACCCTCGGCAATGGCCGATTTTTCAGCAGGCTGTGGCCAGGCGGACGGGCCTTGGCGCCGGCCAGCGGCTGGTATGAATGGTCGGTGGCCGTACACGATGCCCGCAGCAAGCAGCCCTGGTACGTAAAGGCCGCCGAGGGTGAGCCGTTGTTCTTCGCCGCACTGGCCGAAGCCCCAGGCCATGACCTGGCCGATGTGCGTGAAGGCTTCGTCATTGTCACTGCGCCGGCCGATGGGCGGCTTGCGGATATTCATGGGCGTAAACCTGTGGTGCTGACGGCAGCGCTGGCACGTGAATGGATCGATCCAGCCACGTCGCTGCAACGGGCGCTGGAGATCGTGCATAGCGGCGGCAAGCCCGATACCGCGTTTCGCTGGCATGCCGTCGGTCATGCAGTGGGCAACGTACGCAATGAAGGGGCTCACCTCATCGAACCTCTCCAAACGCGTGGCAAAACACAGCAACAATGA
- a CDS encoding Y-family DNA polymerase, with translation MRSDQVFALIDCNCFYASCERVFRPDLARVPIVVLSNNDGCVIARSYDAKPFVRMGEPYFQAREKLRRHGVVAFSSNYALYGDMSERVMSLIESQVPAVEVYSIDECFADLSGVPGDLTTFGRAVRSKVMKGTAIPVGVGIARTKTLAKLANHTAKRLLGQTGGVVDITEDFKRDWVLRNTDVREVWGIGKRMALHLQGMGIHTAMDLARADAPTLRDTFSVMIEKTARELRGISCLALEDAEPPKQEICCSRMFGTRQTELEPIRQAVATYTGRAAEKLRRQGSLCRQLRVSIRTGMFNTGERHHAQGALVQLPYATNDTLLLTRSATEALQRIYREGYRYSKAEVLLLDLCRPGEVTDDLFTLAQPEADGRLMGVVDAINGRFGRGTLRTASVPLAPEWAMRRDLMSPSYTTRLDQLWKVYAR, from the coding sequence ATGCGCAGTGATCAGGTGTTCGCGTTGATCGACTGCAACTGCTTCTATGCCAGTTGCGAACGTGTGTTCCGGCCTGACCTTGCGCGGGTGCCGATCGTGGTGCTGAGCAACAACGACGGTTGCGTGATCGCCCGGTCTTACGATGCCAAGCCCTTCGTGAGGATGGGCGAGCCGTATTTCCAGGCACGGGAAAAGCTGCGCCGCCACGGGGTCGTGGCGTTTTCCTCGAACTACGCGCTGTATGGCGACATGAGTGAGCGGGTCATGTCGTTGATCGAGTCACAGGTGCCGGCGGTGGAGGTCTACTCGATCGACGAATGCTTTGCCGACCTGAGCGGTGTCCCGGGTGATCTGACCACCTTCGGCCGGGCCGTGCGTTCGAAGGTGATGAAGGGCACGGCGATCCCGGTGGGCGTCGGTATCGCCCGGACCAAGACCCTGGCCAAGCTGGCCAATCATACGGCCAAGCGTCTGCTGGGGCAGACGGGCGGGGTGGTCGACATCACCGAGGACTTCAAGCGCGACTGGGTGCTGCGCAACACCGATGTCAGAGAGGTCTGGGGTATTGGCAAACGCATGGCCTTGCACCTGCAAGGCATGGGCATCCACACCGCGATGGACCTGGCCCGGGCCGACGCGCCGACTTTGCGCGACACGTTCAGCGTGATGATCGAGAAGACCGCTCGGGAGTTGCGTGGTATTTCGTGCCTGGCGCTGGAGGACGCCGAACCGCCCAAGCAGGAAATCTGCTGCAGCCGTATGTTCGGTACCCGCCAGACCGAACTCGAACCCATTCGCCAGGCGGTGGCCACCTACACCGGCCGGGCAGCGGAAAAGCTGCGACGCCAGGGATCGTTGTGCCGGCAACTGCGGGTCAGCATTCGTACCGGCATGTTCAATACGGGCGAACGGCACCATGCTCAAGGGGCACTGGTGCAGTTGCCCTATGCCACTAACGACACCTTGCTGCTCACGCGCTCGGCGACCGAGGCGTTGCAACGGATCTACCGCGAGGGCTACCGCTACAGCAAGGCCGAAGTCCTGCTGCTGGACTTGTGTCGGCCGGGTGAGGTCACCGACGATCTGTTCACGCTGGCGCAGCCTGAGGCAGATGGCCGTCTGATGGGCGTGGTGGATGCGATCAATGGACGATTCGGCCGAGGCACCCTGAGGACGGCCAGCGTGCCCCTGGCGCCCGAGTGGGCGATGCGCAGAGACTTGATGAGCCCGTCGTATACAACACGTCTGGATCAGCTGTGGAAGGTCTATGCGCGCTGA
- a CDS encoding DUF1190 domain-containing protein, whose protein sequence is MKRSSLKLVLAGSLPLTLTACGWGEDTYEVSQRVDYADVEACVADNVPRRDCEQASQQARLEQQKNGPRYASKAECEAVYSPGGCETYDLTHYQPQLDGFALQTTGEVSQAQLDAANNDPSLHAQTSGLGRAATGVIAGMLLSKVVAPDSRRYSAQPLYRYGTGPDDFRRDVVRQRKDEAQAASSGYSGGGGYSGGGGSTARNDDYTSSSRRQVASSVITRSGFGSAALARGGWGGKSFSFFGG, encoded by the coding sequence ATGAAACGCAGTTCTCTCAAGCTGGTGCTGGCCGGCTCGTTGCCGCTGACCCTGACCGCGTGCGGATGGGGCGAGGACACCTACGAGGTCAGTCAGCGTGTCGACTACGCGGACGTCGAGGCGTGCGTCGCCGACAACGTACCGCGTCGCGACTGCGAACAGGCCTCTCAACAGGCCCGGCTCGAACAGCAGAAAAATGGCCCGAGGTATGCCAGCAAAGCCGAGTGCGAGGCCGTGTACAGCCCCGGCGGCTGCGAAACATACGACCTGACCCATTACCAGCCGCAGTTGGACGGTTTCGCCTTGCAGACCACCGGCGAAGTCAGCCAGGCGCAGCTCGATGCCGCCAACAACGACCCGAGCTTGCACGCCCAGACCAGCGGCCTGGGGCGCGCGGCCACGGGGGTGATCGCCGGGATGCTGCTGAGCAAGGTCGTCGCGCCGGACAGCCGCCGTTACAGCGCACAGCCCCTGTATCGCTATGGCACCGGGCCTGACGATTTTCGTCGCGACGTGGTGCGGCAACGCAAGGACGAGGCGCAGGCAGCCAGCAGCGGATATTCGGGCGGCGGTGGCTACAGCGGTGGCGGTGGCTCTACCGCCAGAAACGATGACTACACGTCCTCCAGCCGTCGCCAGGTGGCATCTTCGGTGATCACCCGCAGCGGCTTCGGCAGCGCGGCGCTGGCCCGCGGTGGTTGGGGCGGCAAGTCGTTCAGCTTCTTCGGCGGCTGA